In Uranotaenia lowii strain MFRU-FL chromosome 2, ASM2978415v1, whole genome shotgun sequence, one genomic interval encodes:
- the LOC129743082 gene encoding uncharacterized protein LOC129743082, which yields MTIHSFPPLKGTPQARPSPNYKRRRGNDGLSLVSSTMTGTKSVDLSDLSVPFIVPPPPTPKFWLYLAGLQPQITDEDVSKIVSRCLDLTLPVDVKRLLPKGVDGSTRNFVSFKIGLDPAYKDVALSPLTWPTGILFREFIDQPKNFNRRPLTPSPSVQVTQPAAEAFTPNIVSTVRSMTAPAPPK from the coding sequence ATGACGATACACTCATTTCCACCACTGAAAGGGACACCACAAGCGCGTCCATCCCCTAACTATAAGCGTCGCCGTGGCAATGACGGACTTTCACTTGTGTCGTCTACAATGACTGGGACCAAGTCCGTCGATCTCAGTGATCTTTCTGTTCCATTCATTGTACCTCCACCCCCGACACCTAAGTTCTGGCTTTATTTAGCTGGACTTCAGCCCCAGATTACGGATGAGGATGTCAGCAAAATAGTTTCCCGCTGTCTGGATTTAACTTTGCCAGTAGACGTCAAGCGACTGCTTCCGAAAGGTGTGGACGGATCCACAAGGAATTTCGTCTCATTCAAAATTGGATTAGACCCAGCATATAAAGACGTCGCGTTGTCCCCATTGACCTGGCCTACGGGGATCCTCTTCCGGGAATTCATTGATCAGCCAAAAAACTTCAACCGACGGCCCTTGACTCCTTCCCCATCGGTTCAAGTTACCCAGCCAGCCGCGGAAGCCTTCACACCGAACATAGTCAGCACTGTTCGGTCTATGACCGCACCTGCGCCTCCGAAGTAG
- the LOC129743081 gene encoding protein hu-li tai shao isoform X5 produces MTDTETVPHSNGIDTIAEEDECNKTRPADIEADMREMERRKRVESIMNSRLFREELERIVDCQIRDGGSSNILQQLSDIMGMPAARIGSVFKSSNCVVPINDIRGVEAMGYEKGEKILRCKLAASFRLIDLHGYAQGIGSLITARLNADQELFLVNPYGVLNHEITASSLNKVNMQGQIVEQGTTNFGVNTSQFTLHSVIHAARPDIRCAIYVACNSVVAISALKQGLLPLTRDSALLGELSVHTYTGALNEPEEKDKLLRSLGPVSKVLLLSNHGAICCGETVEEAFYAVTHIVAACEAQLKLLPVGLDNLVVIPEETRKAIYDASRKPPEGVVAAIASTDNKERAQVPKWRVGGAEFEALMRMLDNAGFRTGYIYRNPLVKNDPPKPKNDVEVPPAVSSLGYLIEEEELFKQGIWKKGDFRKGGDRSRWLNSPNVYQKVEVLETGTPDPKKITKWIDANVEEWVAEGSPTHSSTPVKIDGALQFVPPNTNPKEFKRIQQQIKDYRRADKISAGPQSHILEGVSWDEANRLKDANVSATGDHVVLMGAASKGIIQRGFQHNATVYKAPYAKNPFDSVTDDELNEYKKTVEKKRHGDYTDTDFSESEALSSLQISEKTKTQPLSPPSQSEIEDTAAEHQVLRIETKQAPKPSQPEVVLSDDTHMSTFSHSSKEDVSTEGSPKKDKKKKKGLRTPSFLKKKKDKKRIEA; encoded by the exons ATGACAGACACTGAAACGGTACCACATAGTAATGGTATAGACACCATAGCAGAAGAAGATGAATGCAACAAAACCCGTCCAGCTGATATTGAGGCAGACATGCGAGAGATGGAGCGTCGCAAACGCGTTGAAAGCATCATGAACTCCCGTTTGTTCCGTGAAGAGCTGGAACGTATCGTTGACTGCCAAATTCGCGATGGCGGTTCGTCCAATATTCTACAACAGTTGTCAGACATTATGGGAATGCCAGCAGCTCGTATTGGAAGTGTGTTCAAAAGCTCCAATTGCGTTGTACCAATTAATGATATTCGTGGCGTTGAAGCCATGGGTTACGAGAAAGGCGAAAAGATTCTCAGATGCAAATTGGCTGCCTCGTTTCGGCTAATCGATTTGCATGGTTATGCCCAGGGTATTGGCAGTCTCATCACAGCCAGGCTGAATGCTGACCAGGAACTATTCCTAGTAAATCCCTACGGTGTTCTAAATCATGAAATAACAGCTTCCTCACTGAACAAAGTGAACATGCAAGGTCAAATTGTCGAGCAAGGGACTACTAACTTTGGTGTAAACACTAGTC aatttaCCTTGCATTCCGTCATTCATGCGGCCAGACCTGACATCAGATGTGCAATATACGTCGCTTGTAACTCCGTGgttgcaatttctgctttgaaACAAGGCTTACTCCCTCTTACTAGGGATAGTGCCCTTCTTGGTGAATTATCGGTTCACACATATACTGGTG CTTTGAACGAGCCCGAGGAAAAAGACAAACTGCTTCGGAGTCTTGGACCCGTCTCTAAAGTTCTTCTGCTTTCGAACCACGGTGCAATCTGCTGTGGTGAGACCGTCGAGGAAGCCTTTTACGCTGTAACGCACATCGTCGCGGCTTGTGAAGCACAGCTTAAATTACTGCCAGTCGGGTTGGACAATCTAGTTGTTATTCCGGAAGAAACGCGCAAAGCGATCTATGATGCATCACGTAAACCCCCGGAAGGTGTCGTTGCAGCTATTGCTTCAACAGATAACAAGGAACGTGCCCAG GTTCCCAAATGGCGCGTAGGTGGTGCTGAATTCGAAGCCCTCATGCGAATGCTGGACAACGCGGGTTTCCGAACCGGCTATATTTACAGAAATCCTTTAGTCAAAAACGATCCTCCGAAACCGAAAAATGACGTGGAAGTTCCGCCTGCCGTATCCTCCCTAGGATATTTAATCGAAGAAGAGGAACTTTTCAAACAAgg cATTTGGAAGAAAGGAGACTTTCGCAAAGGCGGTGATCGCTCTAGATGGCTCAACTCACCGAATGTTTATCAAAAGGTCGAAGTTTTAGAAACTGGTACCCCCGATCCTAAGAAGATCACCAAG tgGATTGATGCGAACGTTGAAGAG TGGGTTGCGGAAGGCTCACCAACGCATTCATCGACCCCCGTCAAGATTGATGGCGCATTGCAGTTCGTGCCACCGAACACGAATCCGAAAGAATTCAAGCGAATCCAACAACAG ATAAAGGATTATCGACGAGCGGATAAAATATCGGCTGGGCCACAGTCGCATATTTTGGAAGGAGTTTCGTGGGACGAGGCGAACCGATTGAAAGACGCTAACGTCTCTGCCACCGGCGATCACGTTGTCCTGATGGGCGCAGCCTCAAAAGGTATTATTCAGCGCGGATTCCAGCACAACGCAACAGTCTACAAGGCACCGTATGCGAAGAACCCATTCGATTCGGTTACCGATGATGAGCTGAACGAGTATAAAAAAACGGTCGAGAAGAAACGACACGGTGATT atacagatacagatttctCAGAATCAGAAGCGCTTAGTTCTCTCcaaatttcggaaaaaactaaaactcagCCGTTGAGTCCGCCAAGTCAATCAGAAATAGAAGACACTG CCGCCGAGCATCAGGTGCTTAGAATAGAAACAAAACAGGCTCCGAAGCCAAGTCAACCTGAAGTTGTACTGAGCGACG
- the LOC129743081 gene encoding protein hu-li tai shao isoform X3, translated as MTDTETVPHSNGIDTIAEEDECNKTRPADIEADMREMERRKRVESIMNSRLFREELERIVDCQIRDGGSSNILQQLSDIMGMPAARIGSVFKSSNCVVPINDIRGVEAMGYEKGEKILRCKLAASFRLIDLHGYAQGIGSLITARLNADQELFLVNPYGVLNHEITASSLNKVNMQGQIVEQGTTNFGVNTSQFTLHSVIHAARPDIRCAIYVACNSVVAISALKQGLLPLTRDSALLGELSVHTYTGALNEPEEKDKLLRSLGPVSKVLLLSNHGAICCGETVEEAFYAVTHIVAACEAQLKLLPVGLDNLVVIPEETRKAIYDASRKPPEGVVAAIASTDNKERAQVPKWRVGGAEFEALMRMLDNAGFRTGYIYRNPLVKNDPPKPKNDVEVPPAVSSLGYLIEEEELFKQGIWKKGDFRKGGDRSRWLNSPNVYQKVEVLETGTPDPKKITKWIDANVEEWVAEGSPTHSSTPVKIDGALQFVPPNTNPKEFKRIQQQIKDYRRADKISAGPQSHILEGVSWDEANRLKDANVSATGDHVVLMGAASKGIIQRGFQHNATVYKAPYAKNPFDSVTDDELNEYKKTVEKKRHGDYTDTDFSESEALSSLQISEKTKTQPLSPPSQSEIEDTAAEHQVLRIETKQAPKPSQPEVVLSDGEHVHNGDHSDTHMSTFSHSSKEDVSTEGSPKKDKKKKKGLRTPSFLKKKKDKKRIEA; from the exons ATGACAGACACTGAAACGGTACCACATAGTAATGGTATAGACACCATAGCAGAAGAAGATGAATGCAACAAAACCCGTCCAGCTGATATTGAGGCAGACATGCGAGAGATGGAGCGTCGCAAACGCGTTGAAAGCATCATGAACTCCCGTTTGTTCCGTGAAGAGCTGGAACGTATCGTTGACTGCCAAATTCGCGATGGCGGTTCGTCCAATATTCTACAACAGTTGTCAGACATTATGGGAATGCCAGCAGCTCGTATTGGAAGTGTGTTCAAAAGCTCCAATTGCGTTGTACCAATTAATGATATTCGTGGCGTTGAAGCCATGGGTTACGAGAAAGGCGAAAAGATTCTCAGATGCAAATTGGCTGCCTCGTTTCGGCTAATCGATTTGCATGGTTATGCCCAGGGTATTGGCAGTCTCATCACAGCCAGGCTGAATGCTGACCAGGAACTATTCCTAGTAAATCCCTACGGTGTTCTAAATCATGAAATAACAGCTTCCTCACTGAACAAAGTGAACATGCAAGGTCAAATTGTCGAGCAAGGGACTACTAACTTTGGTGTAAACACTAGTC aatttaCCTTGCATTCCGTCATTCATGCGGCCAGACCTGACATCAGATGTGCAATATACGTCGCTTGTAACTCCGTGgttgcaatttctgctttgaaACAAGGCTTACTCCCTCTTACTAGGGATAGTGCCCTTCTTGGTGAATTATCGGTTCACACATATACTGGTG CTTTGAACGAGCCCGAGGAAAAAGACAAACTGCTTCGGAGTCTTGGACCCGTCTCTAAAGTTCTTCTGCTTTCGAACCACGGTGCAATCTGCTGTGGTGAGACCGTCGAGGAAGCCTTTTACGCTGTAACGCACATCGTCGCGGCTTGTGAAGCACAGCTTAAATTACTGCCAGTCGGGTTGGACAATCTAGTTGTTATTCCGGAAGAAACGCGCAAAGCGATCTATGATGCATCACGTAAACCCCCGGAAGGTGTCGTTGCAGCTATTGCTTCAACAGATAACAAGGAACGTGCCCAG GTTCCCAAATGGCGCGTAGGTGGTGCTGAATTCGAAGCCCTCATGCGAATGCTGGACAACGCGGGTTTCCGAACCGGCTATATTTACAGAAATCCTTTAGTCAAAAACGATCCTCCGAAACCGAAAAATGACGTGGAAGTTCCGCCTGCCGTATCCTCCCTAGGATATTTAATCGAAGAAGAGGAACTTTTCAAACAAgg cATTTGGAAGAAAGGAGACTTTCGCAAAGGCGGTGATCGCTCTAGATGGCTCAACTCACCGAATGTTTATCAAAAGGTCGAAGTTTTAGAAACTGGTACCCCCGATCCTAAGAAGATCACCAAG tgGATTGATGCGAACGTTGAAGAG TGGGTTGCGGAAGGCTCACCAACGCATTCATCGACCCCCGTCAAGATTGATGGCGCATTGCAGTTCGTGCCACCGAACACGAATCCGAAAGAATTCAAGCGAATCCAACAACAG ATAAAGGATTATCGACGAGCGGATAAAATATCGGCTGGGCCACAGTCGCATATTTTGGAAGGAGTTTCGTGGGACGAGGCGAACCGATTGAAAGACGCTAACGTCTCTGCCACCGGCGATCACGTTGTCCTGATGGGCGCAGCCTCAAAAGGTATTATTCAGCGCGGATTCCAGCACAACGCAACAGTCTACAAGGCACCGTATGCGAAGAACCCATTCGATTCGGTTACCGATGATGAGCTGAACGAGTATAAAAAAACGGTCGAGAAGAAACGACACGGTGATT atacagatacagatttctCAGAATCAGAAGCGCTTAGTTCTCTCcaaatttcggaaaaaactaaaactcagCCGTTGAGTCCGCCAAGTCAATCAGAAATAGAAGACACTG CCGCCGAGCATCAGGTGCTTAGAATAGAAACAAAACAGGCTCCGAAGCCAAGTCAACCTGAAGTTGTACTGAGCGACG
- the LOC129743081 gene encoding protein hu-li tai shao isoform X4, with protein sequence MTDTETVPHSNGIDTIAEEDECNKTRPADIEADMREMERRKRVESIMNSRLFREELERIVDCQIRDGGSSNILQQLSDIMGMPAARIGSVFKSSNCVVPINDIRGVEAMGYEKGEKILRCKLAASFRLIDLHGYAQGIGSLITARLNADQELFLVNPYGVLNHEITASSLNKVNMQGQIVEQGTTNFGVNTSQFTLHSVIHAARPDIRCAIYVACNSVVAISALKQGLLPLTRDSALLGELSVHTYTGALNEPEEKDKLLRSLGPVSKVLLLSNHGAICCGETVEEAFYAVTHIVAACEAQLKLLPVGLDNLVVIPEETRKAIYDASRKPPEGVVAAIASTDNKERAQVPKWRVGGAEFEALMRMLDNAGFRTGYIYRNPLVKNDPPKPKNDVEVPPAVSSLGYLIEEEELFKQGIWKKGDFRKGGDRSRWLNSPNVYQKVEVLETGTPDPKKITKWVAEGSPTHSSTPVKIDGALQFVPPNTNPKEFKRIQQQIKDYRRADKISAGPQSHILEGVSWDEANRLKDANVSATGDHVVLMGAASKGIIQRGFQHNATVYKAPYAKNPFDSVTDDELNEYKKTVEKKRHGDYTDTDFSESEALSSLQISEKTKTQPLSPPSQSEIEDTAAEHQVLRIETKQAPKPSQPEVVLSDGEHVHNGDHSDTHMSTFSHSSKEDVSTEGSPKKDKKKKKGLRTPSFLKKKKDKKRIEA encoded by the exons ATGACAGACACTGAAACGGTACCACATAGTAATGGTATAGACACCATAGCAGAAGAAGATGAATGCAACAAAACCCGTCCAGCTGATATTGAGGCAGACATGCGAGAGATGGAGCGTCGCAAACGCGTTGAAAGCATCATGAACTCCCGTTTGTTCCGTGAAGAGCTGGAACGTATCGTTGACTGCCAAATTCGCGATGGCGGTTCGTCCAATATTCTACAACAGTTGTCAGACATTATGGGAATGCCAGCAGCTCGTATTGGAAGTGTGTTCAAAAGCTCCAATTGCGTTGTACCAATTAATGATATTCGTGGCGTTGAAGCCATGGGTTACGAGAAAGGCGAAAAGATTCTCAGATGCAAATTGGCTGCCTCGTTTCGGCTAATCGATTTGCATGGTTATGCCCAGGGTATTGGCAGTCTCATCACAGCCAGGCTGAATGCTGACCAGGAACTATTCCTAGTAAATCCCTACGGTGTTCTAAATCATGAAATAACAGCTTCCTCACTGAACAAAGTGAACATGCAAGGTCAAATTGTCGAGCAAGGGACTACTAACTTTGGTGTAAACACTAGTC aatttaCCTTGCATTCCGTCATTCATGCGGCCAGACCTGACATCAGATGTGCAATATACGTCGCTTGTAACTCCGTGgttgcaatttctgctttgaaACAAGGCTTACTCCCTCTTACTAGGGATAGTGCCCTTCTTGGTGAATTATCGGTTCACACATATACTGGTG CTTTGAACGAGCCCGAGGAAAAAGACAAACTGCTTCGGAGTCTTGGACCCGTCTCTAAAGTTCTTCTGCTTTCGAACCACGGTGCAATCTGCTGTGGTGAGACCGTCGAGGAAGCCTTTTACGCTGTAACGCACATCGTCGCGGCTTGTGAAGCACAGCTTAAATTACTGCCAGTCGGGTTGGACAATCTAGTTGTTATTCCGGAAGAAACGCGCAAAGCGATCTATGATGCATCACGTAAACCCCCGGAAGGTGTCGTTGCAGCTATTGCTTCAACAGATAACAAGGAACGTGCCCAG GTTCCCAAATGGCGCGTAGGTGGTGCTGAATTCGAAGCCCTCATGCGAATGCTGGACAACGCGGGTTTCCGAACCGGCTATATTTACAGAAATCCTTTAGTCAAAAACGATCCTCCGAAACCGAAAAATGACGTGGAAGTTCCGCCTGCCGTATCCTCCCTAGGATATTTAATCGAAGAAGAGGAACTTTTCAAACAAgg cATTTGGAAGAAAGGAGACTTTCGCAAAGGCGGTGATCGCTCTAGATGGCTCAACTCACCGAATGTTTATCAAAAGGTCGAAGTTTTAGAAACTGGTACCCCCGATCCTAAGAAGATCACCAAG TGGGTTGCGGAAGGCTCACCAACGCATTCATCGACCCCCGTCAAGATTGATGGCGCATTGCAGTTCGTGCCACCGAACACGAATCCGAAAGAATTCAAGCGAATCCAACAACAG ATAAAGGATTATCGACGAGCGGATAAAATATCGGCTGGGCCACAGTCGCATATTTTGGAAGGAGTTTCGTGGGACGAGGCGAACCGATTGAAAGACGCTAACGTCTCTGCCACCGGCGATCACGTTGTCCTGATGGGCGCAGCCTCAAAAGGTATTATTCAGCGCGGATTCCAGCACAACGCAACAGTCTACAAGGCACCGTATGCGAAGAACCCATTCGATTCGGTTACCGATGATGAGCTGAACGAGTATAAAAAAACGGTCGAGAAGAAACGACACGGTGATT atacagatacagatttctCAGAATCAGAAGCGCTTAGTTCTCTCcaaatttcggaaaaaactaaaactcagCCGTTGAGTCCGCCAAGTCAATCAGAAATAGAAGACACTG CCGCCGAGCATCAGGTGCTTAGAATAGAAACAAAACAGGCTCCGAAGCCAAGTCAACCTGAAGTTGTACTGAGCGACG